The Fusobacterium periodonticum 1_1_41FAA genomic sequence GTGGAATGCTTGCTATTGAAAAGAAAGCTAAGGTTGCCCTTCCAGGTGGTTGTGCTATAGGTGCAAGACCTGTTGATTTACACTTAAAAGGTTTTGAAGCTTTAGGAGCTAAAATAAATATAGAGCATGGTTATGTTGAAGCAACAACTGAAAATGGACTTATTGGTGGAAATATCATACTTGATTTCCCAAGTGTTGGAGCTACAGAAAATATAATAATGGCAGCAGTTAAAGCTAAAGGAAAAACTATTTTAGAAAATGCGGCTAAAGAACCTGAGATAGAAGACTTATGTAACTTCTTAATAAAAATGGGAGCTAAAATAAATGGAGTAGGAACAAGCAGACTTGAAATTGATGGTGTAGAAAAATTAACTGCTTGTGAATATAGCATCATAGCTGATAGAATAGTTGCTGGAACATATATAATAGCTTCTATCCTATTTGATGGAAGTATAAAAGTTTCTGGAATAATTCCAGATCACCTATCAAGTTTCCTATTAAAACTTGAAGAAATGGGAGCTAAGTTTAAAATTGAAGGAGATAAATTAGAAGTTTTATCTAAACTATCTGATTTAAAACCTGTGAAGGTTACTACTATGCCTCACCCTGGTTTCCCAACAGATTTACAATCTCCAATGATGACACTTATGTGTTTAGTAAATGGAGTAAGTGAAATAAAAGAAACAATATTTGAAAATAGATTTATGCATGTGCCAGAACTTAATAGAATGGGAGCTAAAATAGAAATAGACTCATCAACAGCTAAAGTAACAGGAGTTTCTAATTTCTCATCAGCTGAAGTTATGGCGAGTGATTTAAGAGCTGGAGCTTCTTTAATACTTGCTGCACTTAAAGCAAATGGAGAAAGTATAGTAAATAGAATCTATCATGTGGATAGAGGTTATGAAAATTTTGAAGAAAAATTTAAGGCTCTAGGAGCAAATATAGAAAGAATTAAGACTCAAGCTTAAGGAGAAAAAATGGAAAGAATTATTGGTGTTAATCCTGTAACAGAAGCCTTATTAAATAAAGAGAAGAATATAGAAAAATTAGAACTCTATAACGGCTTAAAAGGTGAAACAGTACAAAAGCTAAAAGAATTAGCTTCTAAAAGAAATATTAAAATTTTCTATACAAACAAAAAAATAGATAATTCTCAAGGTGTCGCAATATACATAAGTAATTTTGATTACTACAAAGATTTTGATGAGGCCTATGAAGAGTTAGCTTCTAAAGATAAGTCAGTAGTTTTAATCTTAGATGAGATTCAAGACCCTAGAAACTTTGGAGCAATCATAAGAAGTGCTGAAGTATTCAAAGTTGACTTGATACTAATTCCTGAAAGAAACTCAGTTAGAATAAATGAAACTGTTGTTAAGACTTCAACAGGTGCAATAGAATATGTAAATATTTCTAAAGTAACTAATCTATCTGATACAATAAATAAATTAAAGAAACTAGATTATTGGGTATATGGAGCAGCCGGTGAGGCTAGTATCAACTACAATGAAGAAGATTATCCTAATAAAATTGTTTTAGTTCTTGGAAATGAAGGCAGTGGAATTAGAAAAAAAGTTAGAGAACACTGTGATAAACTAGTTAAAATTCCAATGTTTGGGCAAATAAATTCTTTAAATGTCTCTGTTGCAAGTGGAATACTGCTGTCAAGGATAGTTAATAAATAATGGTGAGATGATGGAAGAAAATATAAATATTATTTTAAAGAAAGCTCAAACTGGAGATAGTGAAGCTATAGATTGGATTTTAAAAGAGTATTCAAAAATTTTGTCTTTTAATGCACAAAAATATTATTTAGTTGGTGCTGAACAGGAGGATTTACTACAAGAAGGTATTTTAGGACTATTAAAAGCTATAAAATTCTATGATGAAACTAAATCCTCTTTCAGTAGTTTTGCCTTTCTGTGTATAAGAAGAGAAATGATAAGTGCTATCAGAAAGGCTAATACTCAAAAAAATTCTGTTTTGAATGAAGCTTTAACAACAAGCTCAATGATAGAAGATAGTTCTGATGTAGATAGTTATATTTCTTCAGAAAATAATCCTGAAGAGGCATATCTCTTAAAAGAAGAGATAAAAGAATTTAAGAATTTTTCAGATAAAAATTTTAGTAAATTTGAAAAAGAAGTTTTAAAATACTTAATAAGAGGCTACTCATATAGAGAAATTGCTAAAATCTTATCTAAAAATCTAAAAAGTATAGATAATACTATTCAAAGAATTAGAAAAAAAAGTGAAGAATGGATAAATAAAGAAGAAATTTAAGAGGTGGAAAAGTTGAGAGAATACGATTACAAAGAAATTGAAAAAAAATGGCAAGAAAAATGGGCTAAAGATAACATCTTTAAAACAGAAAATGAAGTAGCAGGTAAAGAAAATTATTATGTACTTTCAATGTTACCTTATCCTTCAGGAAAACTACATGTTGGACATGCTAGAAACTATACTATAGGAGATGTTATTTCAAGATATAAGAGAATGAAAGGATATAATGTACTTCAACCTATGGGTTGGGACTCATTTGGACTTCCAGCAGAAAATGCTGCTATTCAAAATGGAATTCACCCTGCTATTTGGACTAAGTCTAATATAGAAAATATGAGAAGACAATTAAAACTAATTGGTTTTTCTTATGATTGGGAAAGAGAAATAGCAAGCTATACTCCTGAATACTATAAATGGAATCAATGGTTATTTAAGAGAATGTATGAAAAAGGTTTAATCTACAAGAAAAAATCTTTAGTTAACTGGTGTCCTGACTGTCAAACAGTTCTAGCAAATGAACAAGTTGAAGATGGAATGTGTTGGCGTCACTCTAAAACTCATGTTATACAAAAAGAATTGGAACAATGGTTCTTTAAAATAACTGACTATGCTGATGAGCTATTAGAAGGTCATGAAGAAATAAAAGATGGTTGGCCAGAAAAGGTTTTAACTATGCAAAAAAACTGGATAGGAAAATCTTTTGGTACTGAATTAAAATTAAAGGTTGTTGAAACAGGTGAAGATTTACCTATATTCACAACAAGAATTGATACTATCTATGGTGTTTCTTATGCAGTTGTTGCACCCGAACACCCTATTGTTGATAAAATCTTAAAAGCTAATCCTTCAATCAAAGACAAAGTAACTGAAATGAAAAATACTGATATGATTGAAAGAGGAGCAGAAGGTAGAGAGAAAAATGGTATTGATAGTGGTTGGCATATAGAAAACCCTGTAAGTAAAGAAATCGTTCCATTATGGATAGCTGACTATGTTCTTATGAACTATGGAACAGGAGCTGTAATGGGAGTTCCTGCTCATGATGAAAGAGACTTTGCTTTCGCTGGAAAGTATAATTTACCTGTTAAACAAGTTATAACTTCTAAAAAAGCTGATGAAAAAGTTGAATTACCTTTTGTTGAAGAAGGTATAATGATAAACTCAGGTGACTTTAATGGTCTATCTAGTAAAGATGCTTTAATTAAAATAGCTGAGTATGTTGAAGAAAAAAATCTTGGACAAAGAACATATAAATATAGATTAAAAGACTGGGGTATTTCAAGACAAAGATATTGGGGAACTCCTATTCCTGTTCTATATTGTGAAAAATGTGGTGAAGTTTTAGAAAAAGATGAAAATCTACCTGTAATCTTACCTGATGATATAGAATTCTCAGGAAATGGAAATCCACTAGAAACTTCTAATCAATTTAAAGAAGCAACTTGCCCTTGTTGTGGTGGAAAAGCTAGAAGAGATACTGATACTATGGATACTTTCGTGGATTCTTCTTGGTATTTCTTAAGATATTGTGATCCTAAGAATTTAAATTTACCTTTTGCTAAAGAAATTGTAGATAAATGGACTCCTGTAAAC encodes the following:
- a CDS encoding sigma-70 family RNA polymerase sigma factor, giving the protein MEENINIILKKAQTGDSEAIDWILKEYSKILSFNAQKYYLVGAEQEDLLQEGILGLLKAIKFYDETKSSFSSFAFLCIRREMISAIRKANTQKNSVLNEALTTSSMIEDSSDVDSYISSENNPEEAYLLKEEIKEFKNFSDKNFSKFEKEVLKYLIRGYSYREIAKILSKNLKSIDNTIQRIRKKSEEWINKEEI
- the leuS gene encoding leucine--tRNA ligase; amino-acid sequence: MREYDYKEIEKKWQEKWAKDNIFKTENEVAGKENYYVLSMLPYPSGKLHVGHARNYTIGDVISRYKRMKGYNVLQPMGWDSFGLPAENAAIQNGIHPAIWTKSNIENMRRQLKLIGFSYDWEREIASYTPEYYKWNQWLFKRMYEKGLIYKKKSLVNWCPDCQTVLANEQVEDGMCWRHSKTHVIQKELEQWFFKITDYADELLEGHEEIKDGWPEKVLTMQKNWIGKSFGTELKLKVVETGEDLPIFTTRIDTIYGVSYAVVAPEHPIVDKILKANPSIKDKVTEMKNTDMIERGAEGREKNGIDSGWHIENPVSKEIVPLWIADYVLMNYGTGAVMGVPAHDERDFAFAGKYNLPVKQVITSKKADEKVELPFVEEGIMINSGDFNGLSSKDALIKIAEYVEEKNLGQRTYKYRLKDWGISRQRYWGTPIPVLYCEKCGEVLEKDENLPVILPDDIEFSGNGNPLETSNQFKEATCPCCGGKARRDTDTMDTFVDSSWYFLRYCDPKNLNLPFAKEIVDKWTPVNQYIGGVEHAVMHLLYARFFFKVLRDLGLLTANEPFKRLLTQGMVLGPSYYSEKENRYLLPKDVVLKGDKAYSESGEELQVKVEKMSKSKNNGVDPEEMLDKYGADTTRLFIMFAAPPEKELEWNENGLAGAYRFLTRVWRLIFENAELVKNAHDEIDYDKLSKEDKALLIKLNQTIKKVTDAIENNYHFNTAIAANMELINEVQSYVTNSMSSEQAPKILAYTLKKILLMLSPFVPHFCDEIWEELGETGYLFNEKWPEYDEKMLSSDEVTIAVQVNGKIRGSFEIEKDCDKAVVEKAALELPNVTKHLEGMNVVKVIVIPNRIVNIVVKPQ
- the rlmB gene encoding 23S rRNA (guanosine(2251)-2'-O)-methyltransferase RlmB, with the protein product MERIIGVNPVTEALLNKEKNIEKLELYNGLKGETVQKLKELASKRNIKIFYTNKKIDNSQGVAIYISNFDYYKDFDEAYEELASKDKSVVLILDEIQDPRNFGAIIRSAEVFKVDLILIPERNSVRINETVVKTSTGAIEYVNISKVTNLSDTINKLKKLDYWVYGAAGEASINYNEEDYPNKIVLVLGNEGSGIRKKVREHCDKLVKIPMFGQINSLNVSVASGILLSRIVNK
- the murA gene encoding UDP-N-acetylglucosamine 1-carboxyvinyltransferase → MVEAFKIIGGNKIAGELKVDGSKNSTLPIMIATLVEKGTYILRNVPDLRDIRTLVALLQSLGLEVEKLDANSYKIINNGLSGAEASYDLVKKMRASFLVMGGMLAIEKKAKVALPGGCAIGARPVDLHLKGFEALGAKINIEHGYVEATTENGLIGGNIILDFPSVGATENIIMAAVKAKGKTILENAAKEPEIEDLCNFLIKMGAKINGVGTSRLEIDGVEKLTACEYSIIADRIVAGTYIIASILFDGSIKVSGIIPDHLSSFLLKLEEMGAKFKIEGDKLEVLSKLSDLKPVKVTTMPHPGFPTDLQSPMMTLMCLVNGVSEIKETIFENRFMHVPELNRMGAKIEIDSSTAKVTGVSNFSSAEVMASDLRAGASLILAALKANGESIVNRIYHVDRGYENFEEKFKALGANIERIKTQA